Below is a window of Zymoseptoria tritici IPO323 chromosome 9, whole genome shotgun sequence DNA.
GGTCGGCGATGGAGGATGCGGGAAGACATGTCTGTTGATCAGCTACTCGCAAGGATACTTCCCAGAGGTGAGCgcagcgaggaggatgccaatgaagcagaagatgctaACGGTCTCTTAAGAAATACGTACCGACCGTGTTTGAGAACTACATCACCACAGTTGAGCACAAGCCGAGCGGCAAAGGCGTGGAGCTGGCATTGTGGGATACTGCAGGACAGGAAGAATACGACCGACTGCGACCACTTTCATACCCCGAAACGgacctcctcttcgtctgcTTTGCGATCGACTGCCCCAATTCACTGGAGAATGTCCTCGACAAGGTATGAGGGATCCAGCGCATCGCATTCCAAATCTTGTATACTGACACAATGCAGTGGTATCCGGAAGTGCTTCATTTCTGCCCGACAACGCCCATCATCCTTTGCGGTTTGAAGTCCGACCTCCGTAACAAGCGCACATGTATCGAGTTACTCAAGACCCAAGGTCTGACGCCGGTCACCAAGAGCCAGGGCAGCGCCGTCGCACAAAAGATGGGCGCAATGTACATGGAGTGCTCGTCAAAGGAGATGACCGGCGTGcacgagatcttcgacgtTGCAATCGACACTGCGGTGCGCGGCACGCAGGACATGCAAACGGGCAATGGCACAGGACCTGGAAGTCGGGCGGGTACAGGAGGCATGACAATGCTGAATGGAGCGCCCGTGAAGCGAAAGAAGCGCAGTAACTGCAAGATTCTCTGAACGCACACGCGCACGTGTGAGTTGCAGTCATTTGAATGGAACCTTTCAATTGACAGCGACACAGCAGGCGAAGCTCGACAACAAGCTGTAGCAGTTCAATTCCCAGCCGCGATCCCTACACTGTACCAACACGTTGGCTCGATTCGGTTCTTTTGGCGCGAGTGGAGGAGATTTCTCTGGCGATGATGGATGATGTGGATGTGACGAAGCGACGGCCGGTTAAAGAATATGGTTGGATCGATGATGGCGTGCATACAACACAGCAGTTCTCTATTTGTTAGCGCTTTTGCATTCGGAACAGGAGTTTGAGGCGCACAGGGTGGAAAGATGCGCAGGAAGCCGCCGCCTGACTGCGGAGTACATTGGGTTCGTCTTGAATGTGTCATAATCAGGACCACGGAGCGATCGAGAAGAGGCTGCTGACCTGCTTGCCAAGTCACGGTCCGTCTGGTCCTTCTGTTCGCTTCATATGGGTATCATCGCAGTAAATCAAAAAGTTCGGTAGTCGTCCACCTCTTGCAAATTGTTGTCCGACGACGTCCGCTTCGGCCTCATGAGCCATCCGTAGCACCCTGTTTCGTCTCGGCCGACTCTTCTTTGGCGGGCTCCTTGGCCATCACGTTTTCGAACTGTGACCACAGGCCTTCGACTTGGCTGAACTCGTTCCCGACCTGATGGGTGTCTGTTGTCAATCAAATGCGCGACCAGGATCGTTCTCATTGCCGACATACAGCGATGACGCCTTCTAGACTCCGATTGAGCTTGTTGATGTTCTGAAGGACATTTTCGAGACTCTGTGAATCGTTAGACCTGACTCTTTCAGGACTTCCCAGTAGTGTCGCATACCGCAGCCACATCTCCGATCAAGAGTTGTCTTTGCTGTTCAAAGTATGTCTTCTCGCCTGTAGAGGAGCCATTCGTGGCCATGTTCGCTGTGGTGACTGAGGCGATGCTCGGGATAGGACGCGTGTGAGGAAACGCGGATGTTGTTGACGGAGGAAGAAAGCCGAGGCGTTTGACGCGAGCCTCGTCTGAATGATCAACGAGCTGCGACTCTCTTTCACGGGCATGACCACCTCCATACCGACCTCGAGCATCGTCTGTGAACGATCGCCTGCTGCATTATAGCACTGTCAGGAAACATGGAGTTCATGACGGCGCTGCAAGGCGGCTACGACGACCAGAAGCCCTCACTCTTCGAGATCTTGTCTGAACACGAGCTCTCCTCGCTCATCCCGCCATCACTTCGTTACATACTCGCCGTCGCGACGCATCGAAATCCACGCTACCTGCTCCGGATACTGAACAATTTCGACGAACTCTAtgccatcctctccctcattGTGGAGAGGTATTACCTCAAGATCTATGGAGGCAGTTTCACGGAGAACTTCTATGGTCTCAAACGAGAGCGCGTGTTGCGCATCAGGGGAGGAGAGACAACAAGAGCACGACTCGGAGCGAGCAAGGAGGTGCGGGAGACGTTGAAGCTCAGGACAAGCGATGTGTGGAAGAATCTGGCGGTGTTGGTGGGCATACCATACATACGGAGGAAGCTGGACGAAGCATATGATATCCACGCCGCGGGCGTCAACATGCTCGGCCCTGCATATCGCGATCGTGAGAGGTATCCCAAGGATGGCACATGGCGGCAAAAACTGCTCTGGGTGTACAGGTGGTTCCTGCGCAGCGTCTACCCGACAGTGAACGCAGCGTACTACTTTGCCATGCTGACGTTCAATCTGGCGTACCTGTTTGACGGTACCAAGTATCACTCGCCATTCATGTGGGTGATCGGAACTCGTATACGTCGTCTGAATCAGGCCGATGGAAAGGCCATTGCGCTCGCGACGCAAGCTCCGCCCACGCCGCCAGCGAGGCCTGGACAAAGCAACTCGATCTTCAACCCAAGGACGATGTCGAGAGCTCTCTATCCGCATATGCTGACGGCTTTGCAACTCCTTCTGCCCACTTCGATATTCGCACTCAAGTTTCTGGAGTGGTGGCACAACTCCGACTTTGCCAGACAGTTGAGTAAGAAGTCCAACGAAGGTCTTGAGCTACCGCCTCCGATTATATCAGGAGCTCCTGCTTCGCCGGCTAAGAATGAGAAGAAGATCAAATCTTCGAGCGAGAAAGAGGCACCAAGCCGGCGAGACTCTGGGATCGACGGCCCTCCCATCTCATCCCTGACCCACCTGCCCATATTGACTGTGCCTGCTCCTGCATATTCGACCGATGATACTGCGAACACAACATCAGTCTGTCCGATATGCACGTCCGAGATCCAAACGCCGACAGCTTGCCAGACCGGCTACGTCTATTGCTACAGCTGTATTTACAAGTGGGTGGACGGCACACATCCGCGGCAAGAAGCATTCATGGAAGGATCTGGAGACGAAGCCGATACCAGAGGCTGGGCCGAAGAGGGTGGCGGTAGCCGTGTGAACAAGTGGGAGAGCGGCGTCGGAAGGGACGCTGTGACCGGAAGGAGAGTGCTGGGAGGCACGAGTGGATTGAGGCGGGTCATGGTCTGAAAGGAGGAAAGGACGCGCTGTGCCTGCGAATTCACAAGATCGTCCGACACATAGGCTATGTGACCTGCACACACCAAGGCCACCGAACTCGGACTGCTATCCTCAAGCATTAATTCCGACCGCATTCATTGAGCCTCATTCGCTGGATCCGCAGGACAACACAACTGGTTCTCTTGCATCACAAGGAGCATTACATCTCGGACGATCATTATACCGCCTGGTCAGATGCCATGCAGtccgacttcgacgacgcaCTGGATCATGCGGCGTGCTCAGCATCATCTCCGCGTGAAATTGCTGACGCCGAACGCCACGACTCTATCAACACAATCAAAGCTCCGACCCACTTGCAAGACGAATGCAGCCTGGCGACACAGTTCCTCAAGACCATCTTCCTAGACGCCGACGAGGCAGAGATCGCTCTTGTTCTGCGAAATGGCGACGTGGGCGGTGTATTTTCGCTCACTAAGATCGCGGCAATGGTACATGATTTGAAGCTTGCCGACTGGTTCAGAGAATTTGATAGCCACTCCGGGAAGTCATTGGTTCCAACCCAGGATGTGGAGCAGCAACTCCACCCAGTCGTCCGGTCTCCCGCTCCAGATGGCGCCTGTTTCGGCAATCCGTTCGACCAGTCAAGCTCTGCATTGCTGAGCCCCGGAAGCTTCTTGGCGCAGGAAGATGAAGGCTGGCAAAGCGAGTCGACGGACTCTCCTCCATTGATGCCGCAAGATCTCGGCTGCACAGTGCCCACGATCGAATCGCAAGGTGAGAAATCGGATGATGGTCGTGCACTGCCTCGAGTGCCATGTGTCTTCCCTCCACAACCCCGGGCTCTCTTCGAGGAACCACCGCCTATGGCTCGTCTCGTTCAAGAAGTCTACATTGGGCATTCGTCGAGCCCTCTGCTCGTGCCCATGCAATTCTCCAAGCTTCCCTTCGAGCATGGCCGTGTCTATCCTTTTGGTCACGACCCGCGGCAGTATGCATCTCCGGGCGTCTACTCGGATTCCATCTGGAGTGATACGACCGATGACTCGCTGTCTTGTCCCGCATTACCATCAAGCGTATGCGCAGGTTCTGATGAAGAGAGTGAGCAACACCTTTCTGGGGAAGTCTTCGACCATGACGATACATCGAGCAGCATTGAAGCCGCTGGAAATCTGCTGTTATTACGCATTGAAACTCCGACTCCTTCAGTGAATTGgccaccacctccgagcATGGTCGCTCTCCGTTGCTTTGGAAAGCCGCCGCGTCTAGCGAGGTTGcgaactgctctacctctacttcCACTTCACAGAGCGCTGCACAATCGATCCGCTCGACTGCCCACCAGCCAGTCACACGCCACTACGGGCACTTCGCCGCTTCCTCAGTCCGTTGTCGTGCCGACATTAATCACGAACGGAATGGGCAGGGAAATAGGCCGAGTGCCAGCATTCGAAGTCGACGAAGTGCGTTGTATGTTACTGTCTTTCAGACCGCGTTGGTCGCGAGGATCAGGAACAAAAGAATTCCGCAGAGCGATCGACATTGGTCGCATTCAGCTGTGTAATATGTCAGCATGTCTTACAATGAAGAACGATCAACATGCTAGCGCGATGTGCTTGCCCAAGCTGGTCGAGTCCGAGTTCTCCGATCTCCAGAAACACATGTCAATGCAGGATTACTCGACGAATTCAACGTCCGAAACCTGCGTGGACGTCACGAAACCGCGGACAATGCCTAGCAGCGGGCTAAGCTTCTCTGTCACCAAGGGGGATGATATATCAAATATCACTTTCAACGGCTTGGTTGTCATCCTCTGGGCACTTGGTGGACTTGCGAGCGACCTccttgatgatgtcgacgtAGTTGATTCGGTCGAGGTAGATGATTTTGAGGCGGCGATCAAATTCCGCGAGGTTCAGAGAGCGGCGTCTTGCCTCGTGCGGATGACACACTCATTGCAGAAGGAAATGGATGCTGAAGCGTTCTTTTTCACCGATGAAGGCGAGGATAAACTCGCTACGCTTATCCAGCGACTATTCACCACtgcggagacggcgaggacaaTTGCTGGCATGACATATAGCCGTCGACATGACTTCCTATCAACTCTGAACGAAATCGAGCGGGAATCGATGGAATTGGCAGATGACATCCACCACCGGCCGTCAGTCTCGAGGACTGCGCGTGAACTACGACAGGATTCAGGCTGCGAGCCTTCTGCAGACTTCGGTCAGCCTACGTCCCCGTCGGAATCCGAGACAGAGGCAGCCGATCTCGTTGGACGTGTCGTCGAAGTGATGCCGTCCACTTCCGCTGATGATGGTCCAAAACAAGATAATGGAGTTGTGGTTCAGGCAAAGGAGCCAGGGACGTTGAATGAGAGGCTCCTCTCCTTGAGAGAGAGGATTCGAGGCCTGCATCAGACACTGGATGTTGGCCTTGGTGTTGCTCGATAGCCTCAAATTGTACGGCATGCTCCTCCTTATCTCTCCGCTGATACATGACACCGTTCTGTCTCTTCATCAAGATACCCAAGCGATGTTCAGGGTTGGTCTGGACGGCACTGTATAAGACGCGGGGCTGGACACGTACCGCCATCTTGGTCGGCCTTGTCGTGCCTACCTCCGCCGTCCAGCTAAGACCGGAGGTAAGCGTCTTTTGATTTGCGGTTTGCCCTTCTGACTGCTAATGTAAGGGTCTACTATAGGTAACCTGCAACATTCGTTTCGAAGGCTCGTGCTACTCTCCGTGTCTAGCCACAGGGTATACCCTAACCAATCAATCAATAATCCTGCACTTTGTCCTACCTTGGCTGAAAGCATGGGTGGCTAACACTGCCTTTGCTGCTAAGCTTCATGAATCAAGGAGTCGGAGCGTGCCTGTGTTCTTGAAGCCTGTGCCGACAAGAAAGGGCTTCGCAGGGTGCCGCGGCGAGGTCAGCTACTCCAGCGATGATGGCTGTGGTCAAAAGGGATACGCCGTCGGCGATGCGAGCTTGTGGCCATTCTGCTTCCTGGGTGGAGAGGGCAGTCCTTCCTTGTTCGAGTGTCAATCTGATCGACAAATCTGCATGAGTTTATGATCTTGGCGCACCATACGGTATAGCTATCGTGTTCAATCACACCCATCATGAAATTGGTTGTTCTGTTGTGCATTTCGTCTTGCTTCCAACGCTTGCTTCGCCTGCAACTTAGACAGCCGTGGCGAAGTTCGCAAAAGCCTTGCTCGGGCTATGATACTTCTGGGTAGAGGACCAGTTCTTCGGAAACGTGTCGCTAGAATGTAGCAAGTAAGATCATCTGGGCTGGGTTTTGGTTGTGTAGACATTCTATCGCCCACGCAGCACTGCCCACAAATAGAGATCTGCCGGGCTCAACTCCATGCCTCATCCGCATCGGAGACATGGGTCGGGGGTGTCATCGATCCACCTCTCCACGTCAGGTTCCGTTCAAGTTGCTTGCTAAGCTTCGCATGGGAGCCGCTGAATGACGACGAGTGCATGCGATTCTGCTCCGATTTGTCTCACAGCTTGCAGCCATTGGAGGTCTCTGTACCTGGCCGTGGCA
It encodes the following:
- the Rho4 gene encoding ras GTPase → MSIQPVPSYDHIRRKNSSKSFVTRNDSYRRSTRGSDGTVNTTSSARTNITAPPAYSKKFVVVGDGGCGKTCLLISYSQGYFPEKYVPTVFENYITTVEHKPSGKGVELALWDTAGQEEYDRLRPLSYPETDLLFVCFAIDCPNSLENVLDKWYPEVLHFCPTTPIILCGLKSDLRNKRTCIELLKTQGLTPVTKSQGSAVAQKMGAMYMECSSKEMTGVHEIFDVAIDTAVRGTQDMQTGNGTGPGSRAGTGGMTMLNGAPVKRKKRSNCKIL